In the Brassica napus cultivar Da-Ae chromosome A7, Da-Ae, whole genome shotgun sequence genome, one interval contains:
- the LOC106357872 gene encoding ribonucleoside-diphosphate reductase small chain A gives MGSLKDGQRRDLEGGEEESEEPLLTAQNQRFTMFPIRYKSIWEMYKKAEASFWTAEEVDLSTDVQHWEKLSDSEKHFISHVLAFFAASDGIVLENLAARFLNDVQVPEARAFYGFQIAMENIHSEMYSQLLETFIKDSQEKDRLFNAIETIPCISNKAKWCLDWIQSPMSFAVRLVAFACVEGIFFSGSFCAIFWLKKRGLMPGLTFSNELISRDEGLHCDFACLLYSLLQKQLPVEKVYQIVHEAVEIETEFVCKALSCDLIGMNSNLMSQYIQFVADRLLVTLGCERRYKADNPFDWMEFISLQGKTNFFEKRVGEYQKASVMSSLQEGNKNYEFKIDEDF, from the exons ATGGGTTCGCTCAAGGATGGTCAAAGAAGAGACTTGgagggaggagaagaagaatcggAGGAGCCGCTATTAACGGCGCAGAACCAGAGGTTCACTATGTTCCCAATTAGGTACAAGTCGATTTGGGAGATGTATAAGAAGGCTGAGGCCAGCTTCTGGACTG CTGAAGAAGTTGATCTATCGACGGATGTGCAGCACTGGGAAAAGTTGTCGGATTCAGAGAAACATTTTATCAGCCATGTTCTGGCCTTTTTCGCGGCATCGGATGGGATTGTTTTGGAGAATTTGGCTGCTAGATTCTTGAATGATGTCCAAGTCCCTGAG GCTCGTGCTTTCTATGGGTTTCAAATTGCCATGGAGAACATTCATTCTG AGATGTACAGCCAACTTCTGGAGACGTTTATAAAGGATTCGCAGGAGAAGGACAGATTGTTCAATGCTATCGAGACCATTCCCTGTATTTCCAACAAGGCTAAATGGTGTTTAGATTGGATTCAAAG TCCTATGTCTTTTGCTGTGAGGCTTGTTGCTTTTGCATGCGTCGAAGGAATCTTCTTCTCCGGAAG CTTCTGTGCCATCTTCTGGCTCAAGAAGAGAGGTCTTATGCCTGGTTTGACTTTCTCAAACGAGCTTATATCGAGAGACGAGGGGCTCCACTGTGACTTTGCTTGTCTCTTGTACAG TTTGCTTCAGAAGCAGCTTCCTGTGGAGAAAGTTTATCAGATTGTTCATGAGGCAGTGGAAATTGAGACAGAGTTTGTCTGCAAGGCCCTTTCATGCGATCTGATTGGAATGAACTCAAACCTCATGAGTCAGTACATACAATTTGTCGCAGACCGTCTTCTG gttaCATTGGGATGTGAAAGGAGATACAAAGCAGATAATCCATTTGACTGGATGGAGTTCATATCTCTCCA AGGGAAGACAAACTTCTTTGAGAAGAGAGTGGGAGAGTATCAGAAGGCATCTGTTATGTCAAGCCTCCAAGAAGGTAATAAGAACTACGAATTCAAGATTGATGAGGACTTTTGA
- the LOC106357874 gene encoding endo-1,3;1,4-beta-D-glucanase — MSGHQCTENPPKLDPNSGSGHVEKLGGLDSYISGSTHSKLAVVLVSHVFGYETPQLRKLADKVAEAGFYAVVPDFFHGDPYNPANEDRPLPIWIKDHPQDKGFEDSKPVVEALKNKGLTTVGAVGFCWGAKVAVELAKQELVKAVVLLHPSRVTVDDINGVKVPISVLGAEYDQVTPPELVKQFQNVLATKPEVKSFVKIFPRVKHGWTVRYDPNDPSEVEAAEEAHKDMLVWLTNHVK; from the exons ATGTCGGGTCATCAGTGTACGGAGAACCCGCCTAAGCTGGATCCAAATAGCGGGTCGGGTCATGTAGAGAAGCTAGGCGGCCTCGACAGTTACATCTCTGGTTCCACTCACTCAAAGCTCGCCGTTGTTCTTGTCTCTCATGTTTTCG GATATGAAACTCCACAACTGAG GAAACTTGCTGACAAAGTTGCAGAAGCTGGATTCTATGCGGTGGTTCCCGACTTCTTCCATGGAGATCCCTATAATCCCGCGAATGAGGATCGACCACTCCCTATCTGGATAAAAGATCACCCACAA GACAAGGGTTTTGAGGACTCAAAGCCAGTAGTTGAGGCCTTGAAGAACAAAGGCTTAACTACAGTTGGAGCAGTAGGGTTCTGCTGGGGTG CAAAAGTTGCAGTGGAACTGGCAAAGCAAGAGCTTGTTAAAGCTGTTGTTTTGTTACATCCTTCTCGTGTTACGGTGGATGATATCAATG GGGTGAAGGTTCCAATTTCTGTGTTAGGAGCTGAATACGATCAAGTGACTCCTCCAGAACTCGTCAAGCAATTCCAAAATGTTTTAGCTACAAAACCTGAG GTGAAAAGTTTTGTGAAGATATTCCCAAGAGTCAAACATGGTTGGACTGTTAGGTACGACCCCAATGATCCATCTGAAGTTGAAGCCGCAGAGGAAGCTCACAAGGACATGCTCGTTTGGCTCACCAACCATGTCAAGTGA